Proteins encoded together in one Anguilla anguilla isolate fAngAng1 chromosome 9, fAngAng1.pri, whole genome shotgun sequence window:
- the taok1a gene encoding serine/threonine-protein kinase TAO1 isoform X1 yields MPSTSRAGSLKDPEIADLFFKEDPEKLFSDLREIGHGSFGAVYFARDIRTTEVVAIKKMSYSGKQSNEKWQDIIKEVKFLQRIQHPNSIEYKGCYLREHTAWLVMEYCLGSASDLLEVHKKPLQEIEIAAITHGALQGLAYLHSHNMIHRDIKAGNILLTEPGQVKLADFGSASIASPANSFVGTPYWMAPEVILAMDEGQYDGKVDVWSLGITCIELAERKPPLFNMNAMSALYHIAQNESPTLQSSEWTDYFRNFVDSCLQKLPQDRPDSEDLLKHAFVQRERPESVLMDLILRTKDAVRELDNLQYRKMKKILFQEAHNGPAAEAPDGEEEPEQGVGRTGTVSSVGSNQSIPSMSISASSQSSSVNSLPDAADDKSELDMMDGDHTVMSNSSVIHLKPEEEESYPEDPEPHSRPSEPQSPPAQTPRQKPHYRNREHFATIRTASLVTRQMQEHEQDSELREQMSGYKRMRRQHQKHLMALENKLKAEMDEHRLRLDKELETQRNSFAAEMEKLVKKHQATMEKDAKTFANDEKKFQQHIQVQQKKELSSFLESQKREYKLRKEQLKEELNENQSTPKKEKQEWLSKQKENFQHFQAEEEANLQRRQRQYLELECRRFKRRILIARHNVEQDLVREELNKRQTQKDLEHAMLLRHHESMQELEFRQLGTIQKMRAELIRLQHQTELTNQLEYNKRRERELRRKHVMEVRQQPKSLKSKELQIKKQFQDTCKIQTRQYKALRNHLLETTPKSDHKAVLKRLKEEQTRKLAILAEQYDHSINEMLSTQALRLDEAQEAECQVLKMQLQQELELLNAYQSKIKMQTDAQHERERKELEQRVSLRRALLEQKIEEEMMALQNERSERIRSLLERQAREIEAFDSESMRLGFSNMVLSNLSSEAFSHSFPGAPGSWAHHHSGGSQGPHWGGGGGAGGGGGGGGGHHGGHHHHHHPSQGGPSQQAWGHGMPGGGPQPWGHSSSGPMGAGPRASGAARNSPQALRRTASGGRSEQGMSRSTSIASQISNGSHLSYT; encoded by the exons GTACAAAGGATGCTACCTGCGTGAGCACACTGCCTGG CTGGTCATGGAATACTGTCTAGGCTCAGCTTCGGACCTGCTGGAAG TTCATAAAAAACCACTCCAGGAAATAGAAATAGCTGCAATTACCCATGGTGCATTGCAGGGCTTGGCCTACCTTCATTCCCACAACATGATTCACAG AGATATCAAGGCTGGAAATATCCTGCTGACAGAGCCCGGACAGGTGAAGCTGGCCGATTTTGGCTCCGCCTCCATTGCCTCTCCCGCCAACTCCTTTGTGGGGACGCCATATTG gatGGCCCCAGAGGTGATCCTGGCCATGGATGAGGGCCAGTACGATGGGAAGGTGGATGTCTGGTCTCTGGGAATTACCTGCATTGAATTAG CTGAGAGGAAACCGCCGCTGTTCAATATGAATGCGATGAGTGCCTTATACCACATAGCGCAGAATGAGAGCCCAACTCTGCAGTCAAGTGAATG gACCGATTACTTTAGGAACTTTGTGGATTCTTGCCTTCAGAAACTCCCCCAGGACAGGCCGGACTCTGAGGATCTGCTGAAG catgcctttgTCCAGCGGGAGCGGCCCGAGTCGGTCCTGATGGACCTGATCCTGCGGACCAAGGACGCCGTGCGCGAGCTGGACAACCTGCAGTACCGCAAGATGAAGAAGATCCTGTTCCAGGAGGCGCACAACGGGCCGGCCGCCGAGGCCCCGGACGGAGAGGAG GAGCCGGAGCAGGGCGTGGGTCGGACGGGCACGGTGAGCAGCGTGGGCAGTAACCAGTCCATCCCCAGCATGTCCATCAGCGCCAGCTCCCAGAGCAGCTCCGTCAACAGCCTCCCCGACGCCGCCGACGACAAGAGCGAGCTGGACATGATGGACGGAGACCACACCGTCATGTCCAACAGCTCCGTCATTCACCTCAAACCG gaggaggaggagagctaCCCGGAGGACCCCGAGCCCCACAGCAGACCCTCTGAGCCGCAGTCACCCCCCGCTCAGACCCCGCGCCAGAAACCCCACTACCGCAACCGCGAACACTTCGCCACCATCCGGACGGCCTCGCTG gtgacgCGGCAGATGCAGGAGCACGAGCAGGACTCGGAGCTGCGGGAGCAGATGTCGGGCTACAAGCGCATGCGGCGGCAGCACCAGAAGCACCTGATGGCGCTGGAGAACAAGCTGAAGGCCGAGATGGACGAGCACCGGCTCCGCCTGGACAAGGAGCTGGAGACCCAGAGGAACAGCTTCGCCGCCGAGATGGAGAAGCTGGTGAAGAAGCACCAGGCCACCATGGAGAAAGAC GCCAAGACCTTCGCCAACGACGAGAAGAAGTTCCAGCAGCACATCCAGGTCCAGCAgaagaaggagctgagcagctTCCTGGAGTCACAGAAGCGGGAGTACAAACTGCGCAAGGAGCAGCTGAAAGAG gagcTGAATGAGAACCAGTCGACGCCCAAGAAGGAGAAGCAGGAGTGGCTGTCGAAGCAGAAGGAGAACTTCCAGCACTTccaggcggaggaggaggccaaCCTGCAGCGGCGCCAGCGCCAGTACCTGGAGCTGGAGTGCCGCCGCTTCAAGAGACGCATCCTCATCGCCCGCCACAACGTGGAGCAGGACCTGGTGCGCGAG gagCTGAACAAGCGGCAGACGCAGAAGGACCTGGAGCACGCCATGCTCCTGCGGCACCACGAGTCCATGCAGGAGCTGGAGTTCCGGCAGCTGGGAACCATCCAGAAGATGCGTGCGGAGCTGATCCGCCTGCAGCACCAGACGGAGCTCACCAACCAGCTGGAGTACAACAAGCGGCGCGAGAGGGAGCTCCGGCGCAAGCACGTGATGGAAGTCCGACAGCAGCCCAAGAGCCTCAAG TCCAAAGAGCTGCAGATCAAGAAGCAGTTCCAGGACACCTGCAAGATCCAGACCCGGCAGTACAAGGCCCTGCGGAACCACCTGCTGGAGACCACGCCCAAATCGGACCACAAGGCCGTGCTGAAGAGGCTGAAGGAGGAGCAGACCCGCAAGCTGGCCATCCTGGCCGAGCAGTACGACCACTCCATCAACGAGATGCTGTCCACACAggct CTGCGATTGGACGAGGCGCAGGAGGCCGAATGCCAGGTTCTGAagatgcagctgcagcaggagctggagctgctCAACGCCTACCAGAGCAAGATCAAAATGCAGACAGATGCCCAGCACGAGCGCGAGAGGAAGGAGCTGGAGCAAAGGGTGTCCCTGCGCCGGGCCCTGCTGGAGCAGAAG ATTGAGGAGGAGATGATGGCTCTGCAGAACGAGCGCTCGGAGCGGATCCGCAGCCTGCTGGAGCGCCAGGCGCGGGAGATCGAGGCCTTCGACTCGGAGAGCATGCGTCTGGGCTTCAGCAACATGGTGCTGTCCAACCTCTCCTCCGAGGCCTTCAGCCACAGCTTCCCCGGGGCCCCCGGCAGCTGGGCGCACCACCACTCGGGCGGCTCCCAGGGGCCGCActggggcgggggaggcggggccggaggaggaggaggcgggggcgggggccacCACGGcggccaccaccaccaccaccaccccagtCAGGGAGGGCCCTCGCAGCAGGCCTGGGGCCACGGCATGCCGGGCGGGGGCCCCCAGCCCTGGGGCCACTCCTCGTCGGGGCccatgggggcggggccgagggcgTCGGGGGCGGCCCGGAACAGCCCCCAGGCGCTCAGGAGGACGGCCTCCGGGGGCCGCAGTGAGCAGGGGATGAGCAGGAGCACTAGCATCGCCTCGCAGATATCCAACGGGTCACACCTGTCCTACACGTAG
- the taok1a gene encoding serine/threonine-protein kinase TAO1 isoform X2 yields MQEHEQDSELREQMSGYKRMRRQHQKHLMALENKLKAEMDEHRLRLDKELETQRNSFAAEMEKLVKKHQATMEKDAKTFANDEKKFQQHIQVQQKKELSSFLESQKREYKLRKEQLKEELNENQSTPKKEKQEWLSKQKENFQHFQAEEEANLQRRQRQYLELECRRFKRRILIARHNVEQDLVREELNKRQTQKDLEHAMLLRHHESMQELEFRQLGTIQKMRAELIRLQHQTELTNQLEYNKRRERELRRKHVMEVRQQPKSLKSKELQIKKQFQDTCKIQTRQYKALRNHLLETTPKSDHKAVLKRLKEEQTRKLAILAEQYDHSINEMLSTQALRLDEAQEAECQVLKMQLQQELELLNAYQSKIKMQTDAQHERERKELEQRVSLRRALLEQKIEEEMMALQNERSERIRSLLERQAREIEAFDSESMRLGFSNMVLSNLSSEAFSHSFPGAPGSWAHHHSGGSQGPHWGGGGGAGGGGGGGGGHHGGHHHHHHPSQGGPSQQAWGHGMPGGGPQPWGHSSSGPMGAGPRASGAARNSPQALRRTASGGRSEQGMSRSTSIASQISNGSHLSYT; encoded by the exons ATGCAGGAGCACGAGCAGGACTCGGAGCTGCGGGAGCAGATGTCGGGCTACAAGCGCATGCGGCGGCAGCACCAGAAGCACCTGATGGCGCTGGAGAACAAGCTGAAGGCCGAGATGGACGAGCACCGGCTCCGCCTGGACAAGGAGCTGGAGACCCAGAGGAACAGCTTCGCCGCCGAGATGGAGAAGCTGGTGAAGAAGCACCAGGCCACCATGGAGAAAGAC GCCAAGACCTTCGCCAACGACGAGAAGAAGTTCCAGCAGCACATCCAGGTCCAGCAgaagaaggagctgagcagctTCCTGGAGTCACAGAAGCGGGAGTACAAACTGCGCAAGGAGCAGCTGAAAGAG gagcTGAATGAGAACCAGTCGACGCCCAAGAAGGAGAAGCAGGAGTGGCTGTCGAAGCAGAAGGAGAACTTCCAGCACTTccaggcggaggaggaggccaaCCTGCAGCGGCGCCAGCGCCAGTACCTGGAGCTGGAGTGCCGCCGCTTCAAGAGACGCATCCTCATCGCCCGCCACAACGTGGAGCAGGACCTGGTGCGCGAG gagCTGAACAAGCGGCAGACGCAGAAGGACCTGGAGCACGCCATGCTCCTGCGGCACCACGAGTCCATGCAGGAGCTGGAGTTCCGGCAGCTGGGAACCATCCAGAAGATGCGTGCGGAGCTGATCCGCCTGCAGCACCAGACGGAGCTCACCAACCAGCTGGAGTACAACAAGCGGCGCGAGAGGGAGCTCCGGCGCAAGCACGTGATGGAAGTCCGACAGCAGCCCAAGAGCCTCAAG TCCAAAGAGCTGCAGATCAAGAAGCAGTTCCAGGACACCTGCAAGATCCAGACCCGGCAGTACAAGGCCCTGCGGAACCACCTGCTGGAGACCACGCCCAAATCGGACCACAAGGCCGTGCTGAAGAGGCTGAAGGAGGAGCAGACCCGCAAGCTGGCCATCCTGGCCGAGCAGTACGACCACTCCATCAACGAGATGCTGTCCACACAggct CTGCGATTGGACGAGGCGCAGGAGGCCGAATGCCAGGTTCTGAagatgcagctgcagcaggagctggagctgctCAACGCCTACCAGAGCAAGATCAAAATGCAGACAGATGCCCAGCACGAGCGCGAGAGGAAGGAGCTGGAGCAAAGGGTGTCCCTGCGCCGGGCCCTGCTGGAGCAGAAG ATTGAGGAGGAGATGATGGCTCTGCAGAACGAGCGCTCGGAGCGGATCCGCAGCCTGCTGGAGCGCCAGGCGCGGGAGATCGAGGCCTTCGACTCGGAGAGCATGCGTCTGGGCTTCAGCAACATGGTGCTGTCCAACCTCTCCTCCGAGGCCTTCAGCCACAGCTTCCCCGGGGCCCCCGGCAGCTGGGCGCACCACCACTCGGGCGGCTCCCAGGGGCCGCActggggcgggggaggcggggccggaggaggaggaggcgggggcgggggccacCACGGcggccaccaccaccaccaccaccccagtCAGGGAGGGCCCTCGCAGCAGGCCTGGGGCCACGGCATGCCGGGCGGGGGCCCCCAGCCCTGGGGCCACTCCTCGTCGGGGCccatgggggcggggccgagggcgTCGGGGGCGGCCCGGAACAGCCCCCAGGCGCTCAGGAGGACGGCCTCCGGGGGCCGCAGTGAGCAGGGGATGAGCAGGAGCACTAGCATCGCCTCGCAGATATCCAACGGGTCACACCTGTCCTACACGTAG